In the genome of Delphinus delphis chromosome 15, mDelDel1.2, whole genome shotgun sequence, one region contains:
- the ZNF394 gene encoding zinc finger protein 394, translating to MSWIWTASQGRVAALPLSDGPWIVKVEEDSPGGGESDPPGDCPDPETSRRHFRRFRYQEVAGPEEALSRLRELCRRWLRPEVHSKEQILELLVLEQFLTILPQELQAWVRKHCPESGEEAAALVWALQRELDETSRQGLVTVQDVAVSLTWEEWERLGPAQRDLYRESAPKDYGNAVSPSLETRTENKELILKQEILEEVEPQGQLQESQEKGPLSSECGVAHEDRIEKPSGNPSLLKLEKPPEDQGATSISDLKSAPREEGDSKKNELGTSARSSNFVPAQHIQTAERPITGDERGNYCKHRLDTVKPHESPDSGGNYHHSSLLEAQRRFHEERPYTCDTCEKSFKQRSDLFKHQRTHTGEKPYGCSVCGKSFSQSATLVKHQRTHTGEKPYTCPKCGDSFRQSSNLSRHQRVHMGEKHYTCHECGEICRISNHFRHQRTHQGERPYTCEECAKSFKRCSDLSKHQRIHTGEKPYECQECGKSFSQSATLVKHQRTHTGEKPYTCPKCGDSFRQSSHLNRHQRVHMGQKHYTCHECGEICRISNHFRHQRTHQGERPYTCEECAKSFKRCSDLSKHQRIHTGEKPYECQECGKSFSQSATLVKHQRTHTGEKPYRCLECGDSFRQSSHLIRHQRIHRNKAPSF from the exons ATGAGTTGGATCTGGACCGCAAGTCAAGGCAGGGTCGCTGCTCTGCCCCTGAGTGATGGACCTTGGATAGTGAAAGTGGAGGAAGATTCACCCGGAGGTGGGGAGTCCGACCCACCAGGGGACTGTCCGGATCCCGAAACTTCCCGACGGCATTTTAGGCGGTTCCGTTATCAAGAGGTGGCCGGACCCGAAGAGGCGCTGAGCCGACTCAGGGAACTTTGTCGTCGGTGGCTGAGGCCCGAGGTGCACTCGAAAGAGCAGATCCTGGAGCTGCTGGTGCTGGAGCAGTTCCTGACCATCCTGCCCCAGGAGCTCCAGGCCTGGGTGCGCAAGCACTGCCCGGAGAGCGGGGAGGAGGCTGCCGCCTTGGTTTGGGCTCTACAGAGAGAGCTTGATGAGACCTCACGCCAG GGGTTGGTGACAGTCCAGGATGTGGCTGTGTCTCTAACCTGGGAGGAGTGGGAGCGTCTGGGCCCAGCACAGAGGGACCTCTACAGGGAGAGTGCGCCAAAGGATTATGGGAATGCAGTCTCGCCAA GTTTGGAAACCAGAACTGAGAACAAAGAGTTGATTCTAAAGCAAGAAATTCTAGAAGAAGTGGAGCCACAAGGGCAGCTACAAGAGTCCCAGGAGAAGGGGCCCCTGTCTTCCGAGTGTGGGGTTGCCCATGAGGACAGGATAGAAAAGCCATCAGGCAACCCCTCACTGCTGAAACTTGAAAAGCCTCCTGAAGATCAGGGAGCCACCAGCATCTCAGATCTCAAGAGTGCTCCCAGAGAAGAGGGAGACTCCAAAAAGAATGAATTGGGGACTAGTGCCAGAAGTTCAAACTTCGTTCCTGCTCAGCACATCCAGACAGCAGAGAGACCCATTACCGGTGATGAACGTGGGAACTATTGCAAACACAGGTTAGATACCGTGAAACCTCATGAATCTCCTGACAGTGGGGGAAACTACCATCATTCAAGCCTACTTGAGGCGCAGAGGCGGTTCCATGAAGAAAGACCTTATACATGTGACACCTGTGAGAAGAGTTTCAAACAGCGTTCCGACCTCTTTAAACACCAGAGAACCCACACCGGAGAGAAGCCCTACGGGTGTTCTGTCTGTGGGAAAAGCTTCAGTCAGAGCGCTACCCTCGTTAAACACCAGAGgactcacactggagagaagccttACACCTGCCCCAAGTGTGGGGACAGCTTCAGACAGAGCTCAAATCTCAGTCGGCATCAGAGAGTCCACATGGGGGAGAAGCACTACACGTGTCACGAGTGCGGGGAAATCTGCCGTATCTCCAACCATTTTAGACATCAGAGGACACACCAGGGAGAGAGACCCTACACATGTGAAGAGTGTGCGAAGAGCTTTAAACGGTGTTCCGACCTCTCCAAACACCAGAGaatccacactggggagaagccctACGAATGCCAAGAATGTGGAAAAAGCTTCAGTCAGAGCGCAACCCTTGTTAAACACCAGAGGACACACACAGGTGAGAAGCCGTACACGTGCCCCAAATGTGGGGACAGCTTCAGACAGAGCTCACACCTCAACCGGCATCAGAGAGTCCACATGGGGCAGAAGCACTACACGTGTCACGAGTGCGGGGAAATCTGCCGTATCTCCAACCATTTTAGACATCAGAGGACACACCAGGGAGAGAGACCCTACACGTGTGAAGAGTGTGCGAAGAGCTTTAAACGGTGTTCCGACCTCTCCAAACACCAGAGAATCCACACCGGGGAGAAACCCTACGAATGCCAAGAATGTGGGAAAAGCTTCAGTCAGAGCGCAACCCTCGTTAAACACCAgagaactcacactggagagaagccttACAGATGTCTTGAATGTGGGGACAGCTTTAGACAGAGTTCACACCTCATCCGACACCAAAGAATCCATAGAAATAAAGCCCCATCATTTTGA